A genomic window from Gemmatimonadetes bacterium SCN 70-22 includes:
- a CDS encoding SMC-Scp complex subunit ScpB, whose amino-acid sequence MNPLAKLLEAALFSSARPVPKEELAALDPESSPAAVQAALDELRETYDNEGHGVELVELGEGWQILTRPEYTEAIERAQLAVRPHRLSAAALETLAIIAYRQPIGRAEIEEIRGVNVGGVLKSLHERGLIDVTGRGEGIGRPLLYGTTPLFLEQFALRHLEELPRADELAVALRAEPKPI is encoded by the coding sequence GTGAATCCCCTGGCCAAGCTGCTTGAGGCGGCGCTCTTCTCGAGCGCGCGCCCCGTCCCCAAGGAAGAACTGGCGGCGCTCGACCCGGAGTCGTCGCCGGCCGCCGTGCAGGCCGCACTCGACGAGCTGCGCGAGACCTACGACAACGAAGGGCACGGCGTCGAGCTCGTGGAGCTCGGCGAGGGATGGCAGATCCTCACCCGGCCCGAGTACACCGAGGCGATCGAGCGCGCGCAGCTGGCGGTGCGGCCGCACCGCCTCTCGGCGGCCGCGCTCGAGACGCTGGCGATCATCGCCTACCGGCAGCCGATCGGGCGGGCCGAGATCGAGGAGATCCGCGGCGTGAACGTCGGCGGGGTGCTCAAGTCGCTGCACGAGCGCGGCCTCATCGACGTCACCGGACGCGGCGAGGGGATCGGACGCCCGCTCTTGTACGGCACCACGCCGCTCTTCCTCGAACAGTTCGCCCTGCGCCACCTCGAGGAGCTCCCGCGGGCCGATGAACTCGCGGTGGCGCTCCGCGCCGAGCCGAAGCCGATCTGA
- a CDS encoding ATPase — protein sequence MALVQAVEREVGKRVVGQEYMVERLLISLLTGGHVLLEGVPGLAKTLTVRTLAETIHTTFQRIQFTPDLLPADVLGTQVFDQSTGSFSIKRGPIFANIVLADEINRAPAKVQAALLEAMQEKQVTLGGQTFRLEEPFLVLATQNPIEQEGTYPLPEAQVDRFMLKLRVGYPSREEEKEIMRRMASGEPIAIDAIASPQAILEARHRITELYMDERIVDYIVDLVHATRYPADARLKDLAPLIEFGASPRATIALAQASRAHAFLRGRTYVTPDDVKAIAPDVLRHRILTTYEAEAENVSSDDIVTRILDTVEAP from the coding sequence ATGGCGCTGGTGCAGGCCGTCGAACGCGAGGTCGGGAAGCGCGTCGTCGGTCAGGAATACATGGTGGAGCGCCTCCTGATCTCGCTCCTCACCGGGGGCCACGTCCTGCTCGAGGGAGTCCCCGGGCTCGCGAAGACGCTCACCGTGCGCACGCTGGCCGAGACCATCCACACCACGTTCCAGCGCATCCAGTTCACCCCGGACCTCCTTCCCGCCGACGTCCTCGGAACGCAGGTCTTCGACCAGTCGACCGGGAGCTTCTCGATCAAGCGCGGCCCCATCTTCGCCAACATCGTCCTCGCCGACGAGATCAACCGCGCCCCGGCCAAGGTGCAGGCGGCCCTCCTCGAGGCGATGCAGGAGAAGCAGGTCACGTTAGGCGGCCAGACGTTTCGTCTCGAGGAGCCGTTCCTCGTGCTGGCCACGCAGAACCCCATCGAGCAGGAGGGGACCTACCCGCTCCCCGAGGCGCAGGTCGACCGCTTCATGCTCAAGCTGCGCGTGGGTTACCCATCGCGCGAGGAAGAGAAGGAGATCATGCGCCGCATGGCGAGCGGCGAGCCCATCGCCATCGACGCCATCGCCTCGCCGCAGGCCATCCTCGAGGCACGGCACCGGATCACCGAGCTGTACATGGACGAGCGCATCGTCGACTACATCGTCGACCTCGTGCACGCCACGCGATACCCCGCCGACGCCAGGCTCAAGGACCTTGCCCCCCTGATCGAGTTCGGCGCCAGCCCCCGGGCAACCATCGCCCTGGCCCAGGCGTCGCGCGCCCACGCCTTCCTGCGGGGACGCACCTACGTCACGCCGGACGACGTCAAGGCGATCGCGCCCGACGTCCTCCGTCACCGGATCCTCACGACGTACGAGGCCGAGGCGGAGAACGTCTCGAGCGACGACATCGTCACGCGGATCCTCGACACGGTGGAAGCACCGTAA
- a CDS encoding 30S ribosomal protein S20, translated as MPNIASAEKNMRKSRAATVRNRAQRSALRTALKKAKDAGATPEQQKTAVSLLDRAARKGLIHRNTAARHKSRLAKKANAAK; from the coding sequence GTGCCGAATATCGCCTCCGCCGAAAAGAACATGCGGAAGTCCCGCGCCGCGACCGTGCGCAATCGCGCCCAGCGTTCGGCGCTTCGCACGGCGTTGAAGAAGGCGAAGGACGCCGGCGCCACGCCCGAGCAGCAGAAGACGGCGGTCTCCCTGCTCGACCGCGCCGCCCGCAAGGGACTGATTCACAGGAATACCGCTGCCCGGCACAAGAGCCGCCTCGCCAAGAAGGCGAACGCCGCGAAGTAG